The following are encoded in a window of Corvus moneduloides isolate bCorMon1 chromosome 26, bCorMon1.pri, whole genome shotgun sequence genomic DNA:
- the LOC116455829 gene encoding uncharacterized protein LOC116455829 — MFLLWSLRSHETGLQLWQCLVSAMPVGHPCQCCLPEVGKQEVEREGPPCDDTKSDSIPSDPGSQHLRTSTSTEQHFRLQPATLGSLGLDLAISTNCTLIDNRPQRVPTGIKGPIIINGKAVGALLIGRSSATMEGLQILTGLIDADYTGEIQIMVQTLFPPMFIEKGTRLPQLVPLPVLTEGLSPIHSDSRGEGAFGSTGPVAMLTVSLKSWPRRMVAVTYQGQTVTLCPGLQ; from the coding sequence ATGTTTTTGCTGTGGAGTCTCCGGTCACATGAGACGGGATTGCAACTCTGGCAATGTCTGGTGTCAGCAATGCCGGTCGGACACCCATGCCAGTGCTGCCTGCCAGAGGTCGGGAAACAGGAAGTCGAGCGGGAAGGCCCGCCCTGCGATGACACCAAAAGCGACAGCATACCCAGCGACCCAGGAAGTCAACACCTGCGCACCTCTACCAGCACTGAGCAGCACTTTCGTCTCCAGCCCGCAACCCTGGGGAGCCTCGGATTGGACTTGGCAATCTCAACAAACTGTACTCTTATAGACAATCGACCGCAGCGTGTCCCCACCGGGATTAAAGGACCTATAATTATAAATGGGAAAGCGGTCGGAGCACTTTTAATTGGACGCTCATCAGCTACTATGGAAGGATTACAAATACTTACAGGACTAATTGATGCAGATTATACTGGAGAAATTCAAATTATGGTACAGACTCTTTTTCCACCAATGTTCATAGAAAAGGGCACCCGATTACCCCAATTGGTGCCTTTGCCAGTTCTCACTGAAGGACTATCGCCCATACACTCCGACTCCAGGGGTGAGGGAGCCTTCGGATCCACAGGGCCGGTAGCCATGCTTACTGTGAGCTTGAAAAGTTGGCCACGCCGCATGGTAGCAGTAACATACCAAGGACAGACTGTTACCctatgtcctgggttgcagtga